A single genomic interval of Festucalex cinctus isolate MCC-2025b chromosome 16, RoL_Fcin_1.0, whole genome shotgun sequence harbors:
- the wnt16 gene encoding protein Wnt-16, translating into METKPNPNPAPGAVPVRRVCALTVLLCVCPLCCQASWMLLGVDGSSERWSRDAGCRSLPLSAEQHDVCRKRSFLAPSIVDAARLALGECQNQFRHERWNCSTGGGDPAVFGQQLTSGTKETAFMYAVMAAGLVHAVTRFCSHGNVSECGCDARPQGATAGAAAGEAWHWGGCSDHVQYGTWFSRRFLAHGAINASAGTRTHALFRMNQHNSEAGRQAVATTMSTDCRCHGVSGSCAVKTCWRTMAPFGRVGAYLKERYERSVRLKRKEPRAHGQAQGRPLPDKHQLVFVNKSPNYCVEDRRSGVLGTRGRRCNRTSVGPDGCKLLCCGRGYNTHVERHVHRCACKFVWCCYVRCRRCESMSDTHACK; encoded by the exons ATGGAGACCAAGCCGAACCCGAACCCGGCGCCGGGAGCGGTACCGGTGCGACGCGTGTGCGCGTTGACTGTGCTTCTGTGCGTGTGCCCGTTGTGCTGCCAGGCCAGCTGGAT GCTCTTAGGTGTAGACGGGTCGAGCGAGCGCTGGTCCCGGGACGCCGGCTGCCGCTCGCTCCCTCTGAGCGCCGAGCAGCACGACGTGTGCCGTAAGCGGAGCTTCCTGGCGCCCAGCATCGTGGACGCGGCCCGGCTGGCCCTCGGGGAGTGCCAGAACCAGTTCCGACACGAGAGGTGGAACTGCTCCACCGGCGGCGGCGACCCGGCCGTCTTCGGACAGCAGCTGACCAGCG GAACCAAAGAAACAGCCTTCATGTACGCGGTGATGGCGGCCGGGCTGGTCCACGCCGTCACGCGTTTCTGTAGCCACGGCAACGTGAGCGAGTGCGGCTGCGACGCCCGCCCGCAGGGGGCGacggcgggggcggcggcgggggaggCCTGGCACTGGGGCGGCTGCTCGGACCACGTCCAGTACGGGACCTGGTTCAGCCGGCGCTTCCTGGCACACGGCGCCATCAATGCTTCGGCCGGGACGCGCACGCACGCCCTCTTCCGGATGAACCAGCACAACAGCGAGGCCGGCAGGCAG GCGGTGGCGACAACCATGTCAACGGACTGCCGCTGCCACGGCGTTTCGGGCTCCTGCGCCGTCAAGACGTGCTGGCGGACGATGGCGCCGTTCGGCCGCGTGGGCGCCTACTTGAAGGAGCGCTACGAGCGCAGCGTGCGCCTCAAGAGGAAGGAGCCCCGCGCGCATGGCCAAGCGCAAGGGCGCCCCCTGCCGGACAAGCACCAGCTGGTCTTCGTCAACAAGTCGCCCAACTACTGCGTGGAGGACCGGCGCAGCGGCGTGTTGGGCACCAGGGGTCGCCGCTGCAACCGCACCTCGGTGGGGCCGGACGGATGCAAGTTGCTGTGCTGCGGCCGCGGCTACAACACGCACGTGGAGCGCCACGTGCACCGATGCGCCTGCAAGTTCGTGTGGTGCTGCTACGTCCGATGTCGCCGATGCGAGAGCATGAGCGACACGCACGCCTGCAAGTGA